A window from Solanum stenotomum isolate F172 chromosome 7, ASM1918654v1, whole genome shotgun sequence encodes these proteins:
- the LOC125871310 gene encoding protein TIC 56, chloroplastic translates to MGSINFNPFNNSWFNKPSTPFQPINLLSHFDSLKPHQHSPPFAAISNPFSRKPKPAPEKPGHYRKMLDQFYWECETRPDFRHAPKVEQIMNEDPIFEKKENPTKEEIEENEKWFAELRESPVVQFLLQAEEIADKINDLELQENSAPFRKEDKKLWQAVPNVIGLDGRPMPRKAIKTKKESDDKFWDFARQFFFGLWGFRQRPYPPGRPIDAAQAIGYKRLEKRYHDFIMRSGGWFYKDRLGRSRGPMELIQLKTAWGSGIIDKHTFIWGEDMDEWAPIGMVYGLEKAIATWEVRLGAAATALLHKLQKGIPPWVPLRGHEPKTYKQMQEEAYESRRRDLAVLEANDGVWPGVRTPSHTMFLWASGSELTSILEADHMPNKYIPKDLRKELEKVIPGLRPWEVLSVEQAMDQITYGGEWYREPLGSYTTGPPYIAEWNKDVIRLFQIFHDLSVRVYNKLNRTVPGFGTVMEKVQIDSAARETRRMQKRAAKKMAEEEIALFGSTRNDDE, encoded by the exons ATGGGGTCAATCAATTTCAACCCATTCAACAATAGCTGGTTCAACAAACCTTCAACACCATTTCAACCAATTAATCTTCTATCCCACTTTGATTCCCTAAAACCCCATCAACATTCTCCGCCTTTTGCAGCTATTTCAAATCcattttcaagaaaacccaaacCAGCTCCTGAAAAACCAGGTCATTACCGGAAAATGCTGGACCAGTTCTATTGGGAATGTGAGACCCGACCCGACTTTCGACATGCTCCGAAAGTTGAGCAGATTATGAATGAGGATccgatttttgagaaaaaggaGAACCCAACTAAGGAAGAGATTGAGGAGAATGAGAAGTGGTTCGCTGAGTTACGGGAAAGCCCAGTGGTTCAGTTCTTGCTCCAAGCTGAAGAGATTGCTGATAAAATCAATGACCTTGAGCTTCAAGAGAATTCAGCTCCATTTCGAAAGGAAGATAAGAAACTGTGGCAG GCAGTGCCAAATGTCATTGGATTAGATGGGAGGCCAATGCCCAGAAAAGCCATAAAGACAAAGAAGGAATCAGATGATAAATTTTGGGATTTTGCAAGGCAGTTCTTTTTTGGGCTTTGGGGATTTCGTCAACGACCATACCCACCTGGAAGGCCCATTGATGCTGCACAGGCTATTGGATACAAAAGGCTTGAAAAGCGATATCATGATT TTATTATGAGAAGTGGTGGGTGGTTCTACAAGGATCGATTAGGTCGTTCGAGGGGACCTATGGAATTGATACAGCTTAAGACTGCTTGGGGTTCAGGAATCATTGATAAGCACACCTTCATTTGGGGTGAGGATATGGATGAATGGGCTCCCATCGGAATGGTATATGGTCTGGAAAAAGCAATTGCCACTTGGGAAG TTAGACTAGGTGCTGCTGCTACTGCTCTCCTTCACAAACTACAGAAGGGTATACCTCCTTGGGTTCCTCTCAGAGGACATGAGCCGAAGACATATAAGCAGATGCAAGAAGAAGCTTATGAAAGTAGAAGGCGTGATTTGGCTGTGCTAGAAGCAAATGATGGTGTCTGGCCTGGTGTAAGGACTCCGAGTCATACCATGTTTCTTTGGGCTAGTGGCTCAGAGCTGACATCAATTTTGGAGGCTGACCACATGCCAAACAAATATATCCCAAAAGATCTCAG GAAAGAATTAGAGAAGGTTATTCCTGGATTGAGGCCATGGGAGGTTCTAAGTGTTGAACAAGCCATGGATCAAATAACCTATGGTGGTGAATGGTATCGCGAGCCTCTTGGTTCATACACAACAGGCCCTCCATATATTGCTGAATGGAATAAGGATGTCATT AGATTGTTTCAGATATTCCACGACCTCAGTGTCCGAGTCTACAACAAGCTGAACAGGACAGTTCCCGGTTTTGGTACAGTCATGGAGAAAGTTCAAATTGATTCAGCTGCCAGAGAAACCAGAAGGATGCAGAAGAGGGCTGCAAAGAAGATGGCCGAGGAGGAAATTGCATTGTTTGGCAGTACACGAAATGATGATGAGTAA
- the LOC125871353 gene encoding uncharacterized protein LOC125871353: MEDGISDIANFGFSNSGGDQELKEESQENVGEMSKGDKEGGVINNLISNLMSPRAGEPKNKERNDLFEAYDKEKSSDESNGGGGIINNLISNIFHPTENSVENQEVQKGEMKKTEEESGSVLDNIMSHLPTPLADDAVPPTDEASILIHSIVHD; the protein is encoded by the exons aTGGAAGATGGTATTAGTGATATTGCAAATTTTGGATTTTCCAACTCTGGAGGAgatcaagaattgaaagaagaaaGTCAAGAAAATGTTGGAGAAATGAGTAAAGGTGACAAAGAAGGTGGggttattaataatttaatttccaaTTTGATGAGTCCAAGAGCAGGGGAAcctaaaaacaaagaaagaaatgatcttTTTGAGGCTTATGATAAGGAGAAAAGTAGTGATGAGAGTAATGGAGGTGGAGGGATAATTAACAATTTGATCTCCAACATTTTTCATCCAACTGAAAATTCTGTGGAGAATCAAGAAGTACAAAAAGGTGAGATGAAGAAAACAGAGGAAGAAAGTGGGAGTGTTTTGGATAATATTATGTCTCACTTGCCAACCCCTCTTGCAG ATGATGCAGTTCCACCTACAGATGAGGCTTCAATACTCATTCATTCCATTGTTCATGACTAG